The following proteins come from a genomic window of Chryseobacterium glaciei:
- a CDS encoding TonB-dependent receptor plug domain-containing protein, which yields MSKKLILLFIFGVFNPYQAQEKAEQALKTFEQKYPQEKIHLLFNKENYVAGENIWFKSFVFEGYNPSNISTSLFVELYDNNKNQISKKIFPLLNGEGSGSILLPETLKENVYYVRAYTTWMANFSEDFQLIKPIIVYNPSSPEKITPDTNSAWSAFVYPESGTFVNGINTKFAVRLQSKDVPPLEWEGYVTEIDKPDTKMITFKGLDQNVGLFNITPESGKKYQLTVQDKKGQKQTINLPEVSSSGLNLQVVSSADNVKYTLKTKNISPEAQYYKVLGTINNQLVYKAKINKISDGLQYSIPNNQLINGILQLTVFDDKENIVANRLTFVQPQLLQIKKPALQSLSIKNGSREKSSFDITKDINCSNYTVLVIDSNTNSSEEEQSFLSTLWLTGDITSNISHPSQYFTKNRNVDALDALLISEKWKRFDWKYIISGNYPSIKYQPENYLSYKGKVNIQGKPAPNTDLNLMFASGSGTKLFQVKTDNNGFFTLNNLAFENSMKFSYQLNSKESKNESSVYFQPNFSFIPYKKELPTSALKLTERTVEDKLSTEIARSITTLKTQKVINEKITDIEEVVIKGQRKDKTKKLNSELSSGLFRSANEQIFDFVNDPQAQGSTNILQWLQGRVAGLQIQSQNGTSTPYLRGSKIGIYLDEMAIEADQISSLSVSDIAMVKVIKGFFAGGFGGGNGGAIAIYTRRGGSSGSIIDSSKPSQLRQITLNGYDQEGPFNNPNYENQSFKDISQDTRSVLYWNPYLEVQEKEPTSVQFYNNDDAKNYKVIIIGFDRNNDTPIYYNEILP from the coding sequence ATGTCAAAAAAACTAATTTTATTGTTTATTTTTGGAGTCTTCAATCCATATCAGGCTCAAGAAAAAGCAGAACAGGCTCTAAAAACATTTGAACAAAAATATCCTCAGGAAAAAATCCATCTTCTCTTTAACAAAGAGAATTATGTAGCAGGAGAAAATATTTGGTTTAAATCTTTTGTTTTTGAAGGCTATAACCCTTCTAATATTTCAACCTCATTATTTGTTGAATTATACGATAATAATAAAAATCAAATAAGTAAAAAAATATTTCCTCTATTAAATGGAGAAGGAAGTGGCAGCATTTTACTCCCCGAAACATTAAAGGAAAATGTTTATTATGTAAGAGCCTACACAACTTGGATGGCTAATTTCAGTGAAGATTTTCAATTAATAAAACCTATCATTGTTTACAATCCATCTTCTCCCGAAAAAATCACACCTGATACAAATTCCGCATGGTCAGCTTTTGTTTATCCTGAAAGCGGAACCTTTGTAAATGGTATTAATACAAAATTTGCTGTACGTTTACAATCAAAAGATGTACCTCCTTTAGAATGGGAAGGGTATGTTACAGAAATCGATAAGCCTGATACAAAAATGATTACTTTCAAAGGGCTTGATCAAAACGTTGGACTATTTAATATCACTCCGGAAAGTGGAAAAAAATATCAGCTTACTGTTCAAGATAAAAAAGGACAAAAACAAACTATTAATCTGCCTGAAGTTTCATCTTCAGGACTCAATCTACAAGTGGTAAGTAGTGCCGATAATGTTAAATATACTTTAAAAACAAAAAATATTTCACCGGAAGCACAATATTATAAAGTATTGGGAACCATAAACAATCAACTTGTTTATAAGGCTAAAATTAATAAAATATCAGACGGACTTCAATATTCTATTCCTAATAATCAATTAATAAATGGAATTTTACAACTTACCGTTTTTGATGACAAAGAAAATATTGTTGCTAATAGACTTACTTTTGTACAGCCTCAATTATTACAGATAAAAAAACCTGCCCTTCAATCATTATCTATAAAAAATGGTTCTCGAGAAAAAAGCTCTTTTGATATTACTAAAGATATCAATTGTTCAAATTATACTGTCTTAGTGATTGATTCAAATACAAACAGTTCAGAAGAAGAGCAAAGTTTTCTTAGTACATTATGGCTTACGGGTGACATTACGTCAAACATATCACATCCCTCTCAATATTTTACTAAAAACAGAAACGTAGATGCTTTAGATGCTCTTTTGATCTCTGAAAAATGGAAACGTTTTGATTGGAAATACATTATATCAGGAAATTATCCTTCGATAAAATACCAACCTGAAAATTATCTTTCCTATAAAGGAAAAGTAAATATTCAAGGGAAACCTGCTCCCAATACAGATCTAAATTTGATGTTTGCTTCAGGCTCAGGCACAAAACTATTTCAGGTAAAAACTGACAATAATGGTTTTTTTACATTAAATAATCTAGCTTTTGAGAATTCAATGAAGTTTTCATATCAGTTAAATTCAAAAGAATCTAAAAATGAATCATCTGTTTATTTTCAACCTAACTTCAGTTTCATTCCATATAAAAAAGAGTTGCCAACAAGTGCATTAAAGCTTACAGAAAGAACTGTAGAAGATAAATTATCAACTGAAATAGCCCGATCAATTACAACTTTAAAGACCCAAAAAGTCATTAATGAAAAAATAACAGATATTGAAGAGGTCGTTATAAAAGGACAGAGAAAAGACAAAACAAAAAAACTGAATAGCGAATTAAGCAGTGGTCTATTCAGAAGTGCTAATGAACAAATTTTTGACTTTGTAAACGATCCTCAGGCTCAAGGTTCAACAAATATTTTACAGTGGTTACAGGGAAGAGTTGCCGGTTTGCAGATCCAATCACAAAATGGAACATCTACTCCTTATTTACGAGGTAGTAAAATAGGAATATATCTTGATGAGATGGCCATTGAAGCTGATCAAATATCAAGTCTTTCCGTATCTGATATTGCAATGGTAAAAGTGATAAAAGGATTTTTTGCAGGAGGTTTTGGAGGTGGAAATGGTGGAGCTATTGCAATTTATACAAGAAGAGGCGGTTCCAGTGGATCAATCATTGACTCATCAAAGCCTTCACAGTTAAGACAAATAACTTTAAACGGTTATGATCAGGAAGGTCCTTTCAATAACCCTAATTATGAAAACCAAAGTTTCAAAGATATTTCACAAGATACACGCAGTGTTCTTTATTGGAATCCTTATCTGGAAGTTCAAGAAAAAGAACCAACTAGTGTACAGTTTTATAATAACGATGATGCAAAAAATTATAAAGTAATTATAATAGGATTTGACAGAAATAATGATACTCCTATTTATTATAATGAAATTCTTCCCTAA
- a CDS encoding YceI family protein, whose product MKKLSVIALVAVGLFATSCNKEKSAESAGTATEKTVAEGKGEVLAVDAATSLVNWKAFHKGGFAPRWGTINVKSGDLNVEGGQLSAGNFVIDMASIKVDPASVTEKDKKPADLETHLKSADFFDVTKNPTSEFKITSVTDLKDAPKDAITGANKTVSGNLTLSGKTVNVTFPAKVDVTENSAAVQAKFTVNRSDWGIKFGTSEADPAEWMISKDIEIAVDVKAKK is encoded by the coding sequence ATGAAAAAACTTAGTGTCATTGCATTAGTTGCTGTAGGTTTGTTTGCAACATCATGTAATAAAGAAAAATCTGCAGAATCGGCTGGTACAGCTACAGAAAAAACGGTTGCAGAAGGAAAAGGTGAAGTTTTAGCTGTTGATGCTGCGACTTCTTTAGTAAACTGGAAAGCATTCCATAAAGGTGGTTTTGCACCACGTTGGGGAACAATCAATGTAAAATCTGGTGACTTAAATGTTGAAGGAGGACAACTTTCCGCAGGTAATTTCGTTATCGATATGGCTTCTATTAAAGTAGATCCTGCATCAGTAACGGAAAAAGATAAAAAACCGGCAGATCTGGAAACTCACTTAAAAAGTGCTGATTTCTTTGACGTAACAAAAAATCCTACTTCTGAGTTCAAAATCACAAGTGTAACTGACTTAAAAGATGCACCTAAAGATGCTATCACTGGAGCTAATAAAACCGTAAGTGGAAATCTTACTTTATCTGGAAAAACAGTGAATGTAACTTTCCCTGCAAAGGTTGATGTTACAGAAAACTCAGCTGCTGTTCAGGCTAAATTTACAGTAAACAGATCAGATTGGGGAATCAAATTCGGAACTTCTGAAGCAGATCCTGCAGAATGGATGATCAGTAAAGACATCGAAATTGCTGTAGACGTAAAAGCTAAAAAATAA
- a CDS encoding DUF1294 domain-containing protein translates to MFYLLLIVNIVTFLVFALDKRKAVKHQRRISENTLLFITFLCGTIGSILGMLIFRHKVSKKSFLLKFGLVVLIQILLIYFLEKYNMITI, encoded by the coding sequence ATGTTTTATTTGTTATTAATAGTCAATATTGTCACTTTCTTAGTCTTTGCTTTAGATAAAAGGAAAGCCGTCAAACATCAAAGAAGAATCTCAGAAAATACACTTTTATTCATTACATTTTTGTGCGGAACAATCGGATCTATACTCGGAATGCTTATTTTCAGGCATAAAGTTTCAAAGAAATCTTTTCTGTTGAAGTTTGGATTGGTTGTTTTAATCCAGATCTTATTAATTTACTTTCTTGAAAAATACAATATGATTACTATTTAA
- the typA gene encoding translational GTPase TypA codes for MQNIRNIAIIAHVDHGKTTLVDKIIHATNIFRENQESGELIMDNNDLERERGITILSKNISVTYKDVKINVIDTPGHADFGGEVERVLKMADGVILLVDAFEGPMPQTRFVLQKALELGLRPLVVINKVDKPNCRPEEVHDKVFDLFFALEATEAQLDFPTFYGSSKQGWFNTSLEQTEDIFPLLDGILQYVPEPKVEEGNLQMQIVSLDFSSFLGRIAIGKVIRGEIKESQWIGLAQADGKVLKGKVKELYVFEGLGKKKVTEVKAGDICAVVGFEAFQIGDSFVDLENPEPLPRTSIDEPTLNMTFSINNSPFFGKDGKFVTSNHLKERLYKELEKNLALRVEQTGDANTFLVFGRGILHLSVLIETMRREGYEMTIGQPQVILREIDGEKCEPYESLVVDVPEEFASRVIDLATQRKGDLHIMETKGEMQHMEFEIPSRGLIGLRSQMLTATAGEAIMAHRFTEYKPFKGAIPGRSNGVLVSKSQGPATEYSIAKLQDRGKFYVDPGEEIYAGMVIGEQNKPGDLVINIVEAKQLNNIRAAGKDKDGGVAPKILFSLEECMEYIQADEAIEVTPNFIRMRKKVLSEEERRRIERSGKAS; via the coding sequence ATGCAAAACATTAGAAATATTGCGATTATCGCACACGTTGACCACGGTAAGACGACTTTGGTGGACAAGATTATTCATGCTACAAACATTTTCCGAGAAAATCAGGAGAGTGGAGAATTAATAATGGATAATAACGATCTTGAAAGAGAAAGAGGGATTACCATTTTATCTAAAAATATTTCTGTTACTTATAAAGACGTTAAAATTAACGTAATCGATACTCCCGGTCACGCCGATTTTGGTGGGGAAGTAGAGAGAGTTTTAAAAATGGCTGATGGAGTTATTTTGTTGGTGGATGCCTTTGAAGGACCAATGCCACAAACAAGATTCGTACTTCAGAAAGCGTTAGAATTAGGATTGAGACCATTGGTTGTTATCAATAAAGTTGATAAACCAAACTGTCGTCCTGAGGAAGTTCATGATAAAGTTTTTGATCTATTTTTTGCTCTTGAAGCTACTGAAGCACAGTTGGATTTCCCAACATTCTACGGTTCATCTAAGCAAGGTTGGTTCAACACTTCATTAGAGCAAACAGAAGATATTTTCCCATTATTAGATGGTATCTTACAATATGTTCCAGAACCGAAAGTTGAAGAAGGAAACTTACAGATGCAGATTGTTTCTCTAGACTTTTCTTCTTTCTTAGGAAGAATTGCTATTGGAAAAGTAATCAGAGGTGAAATCAAAGAATCTCAGTGGATCGGTTTAGCTCAAGCAGACGGTAAAGTATTGAAAGGAAAAGTAAAAGAACTTTACGTTTTTGAAGGATTAGGTAAGAAAAAAGTTACAGAAGTAAAAGCTGGAGATATCTGTGCTGTTGTAGGTTTTGAAGCTTTCCAAATCGGTGATTCTTTCGTAGATCTTGAAAATCCTGAACCATTGCCAAGAACTTCTATTGATGAGCCAACGTTGAACATGACGTTCTCTATCAACAATTCACCTTTCTTTGGTAAAGACGGTAAATTCGTGACTTCAAATCACCTGAAAGAAAGATTATATAAAGAATTAGAGAAAAACTTAGCATTAAGAGTTGAACAAACTGGTGATGCAAACACTTTCCTAGTATTCGGTAGAGGTATTCTTCACTTGTCAGTTTTGATTGAAACAATGAGAAGAGAAGGGTACGAAATGACAATTGGTCAGCCACAGGTTATCTTGAGAGAAATCGACGGAGAAAAATGTGAGCCTTATGAATCATTAGTTGTTGATGTTCCTGAAGAATTTGCTTCTAGAGTTATCGATTTGGCAACTCAGAGAAAAGGAGATCTTCACATTATGGAAACTAAAGGTGAGATGCAGCATATGGAATTCGAAATTCCTTCAAGAGGTTTGATCGGATTGCGTTCTCAGATGTTGACTGCTACTGCTGGTGAAGCTATTATGGCTCACCGTTTCACAGAATACAAACCTTTCAAAGGGGCAATTCCAGGAAGAAGTAATGGTGTTTTGGTAAGTAAAAGTCAAGGTCCAGCAACTGAATATTCTATTGCGAAATTACAAGATAGAGGTAAGTTTTATGTTGATCCGGGCGAGGAGATCTATGCAGGTATGGTCATTGGTGAGCAAAACAAACCAGGAGATTTGGTTATCAATATTGTAGAAGCAAAACAATTAAATAATATCCGTGCTGCAGGTAAAGATAAAGATGGTGGAGTTGCTCCAAAAATCTTGTTCTCACTAGAAGAATGTATGGAATATATCCAAGCTGATGAAGCAATCGAGGTAACTCCAAACTTCATCCGTATGAGAAAGAAAGTGCTTTCTGAAGAAGAAAGAAGAAGAATCGAAAGATCAGGAAAAGCTTCATAA
- a CDS encoding glycoside hydrolase family 10 protein — protein sequence MKMNNLKLIIFLGVLASCSSAKTASNSVVKPIPTKSSTKPNNNTSKPNVPVVTTKPATNLPTEEIFKVNLPEISREFRGAWVASVANINWPSRNNLTVDQQKQEAISMLDMLKDNNFNAVIFQVRPSADALYTSNIEPWSYFLTGETGTAPYPNYDPLQFWIDEAHKRGLELHVWLNPYRAHHTNGGSPNSLSMANKLSDIVVRLKNGMYWFDPANPKTQGHVSNVVKDIVKRYDIDAVHFDDYFYPYATYNKGADFPDNATWNAYLSSGGTLSRADWRRDNVNKFVERIYKEIHAEKNYVRFGISPFGIWKPGYPEGIVGSSQYDELYADAKLWLNKGWVDYFSPQLYWPIESKGQPFGALLNWWKSENTMNRHLWPGLNTVEIKSSDRPTEIKDQIELSRQILGKDAGEVHWSIAGLTKNSNMLPTLKNGPYKEKALVPKSPWIKAVPLQTPTLFTNDNGSSVQASWSNKNIKDVFQWVLFTQYNGVWETQILTVENLTKDIPKNKDGKTLNAIAIKAIDRLGNESDYMAKKVK from the coding sequence ATGAAAATGAATAATTTAAAACTCATCATATTTTTAGGCGTCCTAGCCTCGTGTAGCAGTGCAAAAACTGCTAGTAATAGTGTCGTAAAACCAATTCCAACAAAAAGTTCTACAAAACCTAACAATAATACGTCAAAGCCAAATGTGCCTGTTGTAACTACAAAACCGGCTACAAATCTGCCAACAGAAGAGATTTTTAAAGTTAATCTTCCTGAGATCAGCAGAGAATTTCGTGGTGCGTGGGTGGCAAGTGTTGCGAATATCAACTGGCCTTCAAGAAACAATTTAACCGTTGATCAGCAAAAGCAGGAAGCGATCAGCATGTTGGATATGTTGAAAGATAATAACTTCAATGCTGTTATTTTCCAGGTTAGACCTTCTGCAGATGCTTTATACACAAGTAATATTGAACCGTGGTCATATTTCTTAACAGGAGAGACGGGAACGGCTCCTTATCCCAATTATGATCCTTTACAATTCTGGATCGATGAAGCACATAAAAGAGGGTTGGAGCTTCATGTTTGGTTAAATCCTTACAGAGCGCACCATACAAACGGAGGCTCTCCCAATAGTTTGTCGATGGCTAATAAACTGTCAGATATTGTTGTAAGATTGAAAAACGGAATGTATTGGTTTGATCCTGCCAATCCGAAAACGCAAGGTCACGTTTCCAATGTCGTTAAAGATATTGTAAAAAGATATGATATTGACGCAGTACATTTTGACGATTATTTCTATCCTTATGCAACTTACAATAAAGGTGCAGATTTTCCTGATAATGCTACTTGGAATGCTTATCTAAGCAGTGGAGGAACATTATCCAGAGCAGATTGGAGAAGAGATAATGTGAATAAATTCGTAGAGCGTATCTATAAAGAAATTCATGCTGAAAAAAATTATGTAAGATTTGGGATCAGCCCGTTTGGAATTTGGAAGCCAGGATATCCTGAAGGAATCGTTGGTTCTTCTCAATATGACGAATTGTATGCTGATGCTAAATTATGGTTAAATAAAGGCTGGGTAGACTATTTCTCACCACAATTATATTGGCCAATTGAATCAAAAGGTCAGCCTTTCGGGGCGTTATTAAATTGGTGGAAATCTGAAAACACAATGAACCGCCACTTATGGCCTGGATTGAATACGGTTGAAATAAAATCTTCAGATCGTCCGACAGAAATTAAAGATCAGATCGAATTATCAAGGCAGATTTTAGGAAAAGATGCAGGCGAAGTTCATTGGAGTATTGCCGGATTGACGAAAAACTCAAATATGCTTCCGACATTAAAAAACGGACCATACAAAGAGAAAGCATTAGTTCCAAAAAGCCCTTGGATAAAAGCTGTGCCATTGCAAACTCCGACATTATTCACTAATGACAACGGAAGTTCAGTACAGGCAAGCTGGAGCAATAAAAATATAAAAGACGTTTTCCAATGGGTACTTTTCACTCAGTACAACGGAGTTTGGGAAACGCAGATTTTAACGGTAGAAAATCTTACAAAAGATATTCCTAAAAATAAAGACGGTAAAACATTAAATGCCATTGCTATCAAAGCCATCGACAGACTAGGAAACGAAAGCGATTACATGGCAAAGAAAGTAAAATAG
- a CDS encoding bacteriocin-like protein, with translation MKNLKKLDRDELKSVSGGGLLDPVCKLLCTLADTGLLNLTEVQILLCPDLDCFNLSN, from the coding sequence ATGAAAAATTTAAAAAAATTAGACAGAGACGAGCTGAAAAGTGTTTCGGGAGGTGGATTACTTGATCCTGTATGCAAACTTCTTTGCACACTGGCGGACACAGGACTTCTTAACTTGACAGAAGTTCAAATACTTCTTTGTCCGGATTTAGATTGTTTTAACCTGAGTAATTAA
- a CDS encoding ferritin, translating to MNTKRLSDNMEKALSDQMNKEIHASHIFLSYGIWADDKGYQGIANFLYRHSQEERNHSIKFMEYVLNRGGKPKVDAIPAPPKDPESLTDCFDGVFRHEVDNTTSIYRLVDLSLEEKDWATWNFMQWFVQEQIEEETLASNLIDKLKIAGGDRATDESLFTLDKTLQNAPNDVPLAQNATGENP from the coding sequence ATGAATACTAAAAGACTTTCCGACAATATGGAAAAAGCATTAAGCGATCAAATGAATAAAGAAATTCATGCTTCTCACATTTTTCTATCTTACGGAATTTGGGCTGATGATAAAGGCTATCAGGGAATTGCCAACTTTCTTTACAGACATTCGCAGGAAGAAAGAAACCATTCTATTAAATTTATGGAATACGTACTAAATAGAGGAGGAAAACCGAAAGTAGACGCTATTCCCGCTCCACCAAAGGATCCCGAATCTTTAACGGATTGTTTTGATGGCGTTTTTAGACATGAAGTTGATAATACAACCTCAATCTACAGGCTCGTAGATCTGTCTTTAGAAGAAAAAGACTGGGCAACGTGGAATTTCATGCAGTGGTTTGTTCAGGAACAGATCGAGGAGGAAACATTAGCTTCTAATTTAATTGATAAATTAAAAATTGCCGGCGGGGACAGAGCTACTGATGAATCTCTATTTACGTTAGATAAAACCTTACAGAATGCCCCAAACGATGTCCCTTTAGCTCAAAATGCTACAGGTGAAAACCCATAA
- the ychF gene encoding redox-regulated ATPase YchF yields the protein MKCGIVGLPNVGKSTLFNCLSNAKAQSANYPFCTIEPNLGTVSVPDHRLFELEKLVNPERVLPAVVEIVDIAGLVKGASKGEGLGNQFLANIRECEAIIHVLRCFDNGNIIHVEGSVDPMRDKEIIDIELQLKDLETVGKAVEKAKKFIKSGKKDDILTYETLHNLEKFIEDGKNAREFPMDDFAKSIIDDVQLLTNKPVLYVCNVDENSIKNGNDWIAKIEEMAKNENAEVVVLAAQIEADINELETFEEREIFLEELGLTEPGVNRLIRKAYDLLKLQTYFTAGVKEVRAWTIGQGWTAPQAAGVIHTDFEKGFIRAEVIKYNDYVQYGSEIKIKEAGKLAVEGKEYIVQDGDIMHFRFNV from the coding sequence ATGAAATGTGGAATCGTAGGCTTACCGAATGTTGGTAAATCAACTCTTTTTAACTGTTTAAGCAACGCAAAAGCTCAATCAGCAAACTATCCTTTCTGTACAATTGAACCGAATTTGGGAACTGTTTCAGTGCCGGATCACAGATTGTTTGAATTGGAAAAATTAGTAAATCCCGAGAGAGTTTTACCAGCTGTTGTGGAGATCGTTGATATTGCCGGTCTTGTAAAAGGAGCGAGCAAAGGTGAAGGGTTGGGAAACCAGTTCTTGGCAAATATCCGCGAGTGCGAAGCGATTATCCATGTGTTGAGATGTTTTGATAATGGAAATATCATTCACGTTGAAGGTTCGGTTGATCCAATGAGAGATAAAGAAATTATCGACATTGAACTTCAATTGAAAGATCTTGAAACTGTTGGAAAAGCAGTTGAAAAAGCTAAAAAATTCATCAAATCTGGAAAGAAAGATGATATTTTAACATACGAAACGCTTCATAATCTTGAAAAATTTATCGAAGATGGTAAAAATGCAAGAGAGTTTCCTATGGATGATTTTGCAAAATCAATTATTGATGATGTTCAGCTTTTAACAAATAAGCCTGTATTGTACGTTTGTAACGTAGATGAAAATTCTATCAAAAACGGAAACGATTGGATTGCTAAGATCGAGGAAATGGCTAAAAATGAAAATGCTGAAGTTGTTGTTTTGGCAGCTCAAATCGAAGCAGATATCAATGAATTGGAGACTTTTGAAGAAAGAGAAATCTTCCTTGAAGAACTTGGACTTACTGAGCCGGGTGTAAATCGTTTGATCAGAAAAGCATACGATCTATTAAAACTTCAGACGTATTTCACAGCTGGTGTTAAAGAAGTTAGAGCTTGGACAATCGGACAAGGATGGACTGCTCCTCAAGCTGCAGGAGTAATTCACACAGACTTCGAAAAAGGATTTATCCGTGCTGAGGTTATTAAGTACAACGATTATGTACAATACGGTTCTGAAATTAAGATTAAAGAAGCCGGAAAATTGGCTGTAGAAGGTAAAGAATACATTGTTCAGGATGGTGATATTATGCACTTCAGATTCAACGTATAA
- a CDS encoding bacteriocin produces MKNQNVPKGKKLNKKELRTIKGGLLDCIDPWTGGCKKVSLSCAQLQCRPELP; encoded by the coding sequence ATGAAAAATCAAAACGTTCCTAAAGGAAAAAAATTAAACAAAAAAGAATTAAGAACCATCAAAGGAGGATTACTAGACTGCATCGATCCATGGACTGGAGGATGCAAAAAAGTATCATTAAGCTGCGCACAATTGCAATGCAGACCAGAATTACCGTAG
- a CDS encoding helix-turn-helix domain-containing protein, translated as MEKIAHASLEDFYKEMTAKLGKDLESIFPKGLHKDIGHFNVFDIAQTIEKIKITSEMPYNRRKYYKISLIRGKNRAEYADKVIQIKGNALLFATPKVPYHWIPEDPDQSGSFCVFTEDFFIKNNSRSSLEDLPIFQPGNIPLFEIDNELADEIEQLFVKIKKEIASDYIFKYDLIRNYVVELIHYGQKLQPATKLSTSNDASLRVVTLFIELLERQFPIESNEQRLQLKTAKDYADRLSVHVNYLNKKLKENTGKTTTEFIADRMIQEAKILLKQTKWNVSEISYALGFEEIAHFSNFFKRKTTVTPLEFRS; from the coding sequence ATGGAAAAAATTGCACACGCTTCTTTGGAAGATTTTTATAAAGAAATGACAGCCAAGCTTGGAAAAGACCTCGAAAGTATTTTTCCTAAAGGTCTTCATAAAGATATTGGTCACTTCAATGTTTTCGATATTGCTCAAACAATTGAAAAAATAAAGATTACTTCTGAAATGCCTTACAACAGAAGGAAATATTACAAAATCAGTCTTATCAGAGGGAAAAATAGGGCAGAATATGCCGATAAAGTTATTCAGATCAAAGGGAATGCTTTGTTGTTTGCAACGCCTAAAGTTCCTTATCACTGGATTCCTGAAGATCCTGATCAGTCGGGGAGTTTCTGCGTTTTTACGGAAGATTTTTTCATTAAAAATAATTCGAGAAGTTCTCTTGAAGATTTGCCGATTTTCCAGCCTGGAAATATTCCTTTGTTTGAAATTGATAATGAATTAGCTGATGAGATCGAACAGCTTTTCGTGAAAATTAAAAAAGAAATCGCTTCAGATTATATTTTTAAATATGATTTAATTCGAAATTATGTGGTAGAACTCATCCATTACGGACAGAAATTACAACCTGCCACAAAGCTGTCAACCTCAAACGATGCGTCATTAAGAGTAGTAACTTTATTTATAGAATTACTTGAAAGACAGTTTCCTATTGAGTCTAATGAACAAAGGTTACAGCTCAAAACAGCAAAAGATTATGCTGATCGATTGTCAGTTCATGTCAATTATTTAAACAAGAAATTAAAAGAAAATACAGGAAAAACAACAACTGAATTCATTGCAGACCGCATGATTCAGGAAGCAAAAATCCTTTTAAAACAAACAAAATGGAATGTCTCAGAAATCTCTTACGCATTAGGATTTGAGGAGATCGCTCATTTTTCTAACTTCTTCAAGAGAAAAACTACGGTTACACCTTTAGAATTTCGTTCGTGA
- a CDS encoding SDR family NAD(P)-dependent oxidoreductase, translated as MNTQTKIALVTGGSRGLGKNSALKIAQKGLDVIITYRSNKEEADKVVEEIQALGRKAIAYQLDTKDIKSFDTFVKTVGDHLEENTGSRNIDFLVNNAGTALYAPISEVTEEQLDDVVDIHFKGVFFLTQKFLPFMNNGGGIVNVSSGLARFALPGSSVYGSIKAGVEMLTKYMAKELGSRKIRANVVAPGAIETDFGGGRTRDDKHMNDMVASITALGRAGLPDDIGGVVAFLCTDDAGWVNGQRIEASGGMFL; from the coding sequence ATGAATACACAAACAAAAATCGCATTAGTTACCGGTGGAAGCCGTGGATTGGGAAAAAATTCAGCGTTAAAGATCGCTCAAAAAGGTCTTGACGTAATCATCACTTACAGAAGCAATAAGGAGGAAGCCGATAAAGTTGTTGAAGAAATTCAGGCTTTGGGAAGAAAGGCAATTGCTTATCAATTAGATACAAAAGATATTAAAAGCTTCGACACTTTCGTAAAAACAGTTGGAGATCATCTGGAAGAAAATACAGGAAGCAGAAACATCGATTTCCTTGTAAATAATGCAGGAACGGCTTTATACGCGCCGATTTCAGAAGTTACAGAAGAGCAGTTGGATGACGTTGTAGATATTCACTTCAAAGGAGTGTTTTTCTTGACTCAAAAATTCTTGCCTTTTATGAATAATGGAGGTGGAATTGTGAATGTTTCTTCAGGATTAGCAAGATTTGCATTGCCAGGATCTTCTGTTTATGGTTCAATAAAAGCAGGAGTTGAAATGTTGACAAAATATATGGCGAAAGAATTGGGTTCAAGAAAAATCAGAGCCAATGTTGTTGCTCCGGGAGCTATTGAAACTGATTTCGGTGGCGGAAGAACGAGAGATGACAAACATATGAACGATATGGTTGCCAGCATTACAGCTTTAGGAAGAGCAGGTTTACCGGATGATATCGGTGGAGTAGTTGCTTTCTTATGTACCGACGATGCAGGCTGGGTCAACGGACAAAGAATTGAGGCTTCTGGCGGAATGTTTTTATAA